The genomic stretch GATGTGCAGGTGTTTGGCATTCACGTCATATGAAGTAAACTAAACAAAAAGGTAGATTTTATTAGCTCAGAGGCCAAGTAACTAATGCACACAAATACAACTTTACTTGAACTCAATTTCTCTTGAATTTAACAAATCTGTGCGCCCCAATTTACCCTTGATACGCTATCAAACAATTGGTTCTCAAAGAACCTTCGAAAGAACCCTAAAAAGTAAACGTAGATAATGATAaccccataaaaaaaataaaaataaaaaaaattacgcaatgaatttcctttaaaaaaaaaaaaaaaagaattcttaaAATGCTTCCCAGGTCATTTATTTTGTACACACCACACTGAATATATTCACACATTTATAAGACGTTTAATGtaagttttaaatgtatttaaagactCCTTGTGCACTAGGATTTAAAAAATCCTTAGgaaaaaactatcaaaaatatatgATTGTAGCTAAAAATCAAACCGCCGTATTACACAGTTTGCGTGAAAAGTTGAAGCATTAACCCTAGAGCTCACAGTAACACTCTTATAAAAAATTTGTCACATGCATAATTTtctaagaaacatttaaaataagaaacaaatcgTAAAACTTAAACGCAACCGAAATCGACAGGGTGGATGGATCCAGATTACTCACTGGATTCAGCATATAAAGTATGGGTTTTAGTTTTTTTCGGAGTGTCTCAAGTAGGTTGTAACTTGagcaatgcaataaataaaaggaaatttaacaAGTCAAATTGGTTTCATTCATTGTCCATTTCTTAGGTGGATCTGCATGAGCATCTGCGCTTTTGTAAAAGTGTGTTGATTCCGGTCCAATTTCAATGCAGAATTTAATAACTATTAACCATATGGTAAATTCAATCAAATTAAACATTCAACCTGAATTTTCCTTCATATTTGAATAAACTgaaagtgtttttaatatttgaatgaacTCAAACACTGTACTTTTTAACTTCCATTGACTATTTagattgtggggggggggggggggttgttagtTTAAAAAATTTCTCAATCACTGATTCCAAAATACATAATACTATGTAAAGCATGAATCAAtaatattactttaaacagtttagAAGTCAACGAAACAATCTTGTTTCGTTTCCACCCTGTTAATGTGGTTGGCGAAGCACAAAAACATAAGGTATGCTTAGCTGTCAGTTACGGGCTATAATGCACTACAGAACAATAATTATCATAAATCCCCCATTCATAACCCTGCAGTGACGAGAACACATGATTCATTGACATGAATATGCTGATTCATTAGTCATCGGCTCGCACAAACACTCTCTGATTTAAGGTTATTTGACTCATTCCCAGATGGTGTTCACCAAGGCTATGTACTGGGATGTCGCCACCTTTGGGAAGTGCTTTGACTCCTACGGCGGGCATCTGGAAAGACTATTCATTGATTATCTGCTGCTGAAAACAGCATAGTTTGCCGCAGCTCAAGATTAACTGGATTTACAAATGAGGTCCGTACAAATAAAGGGTCGAGGGAAGGGTGTTATGAACTCATGAttcaaaaaatacaaaagtaGTGGCTCTACAAAAAAAGATAGAATTGTGTGGAGGAAAATACTAAAGGTGCACGGCTCCATCACATGACGGCACATTCTCTGGATCGGATCTTTGGATCGCCCTGGAAAGGAGGAAATTTGGTTATAACTCAACCTCTCAAGATCGTCGTTCTAGATGTCAAGTGGTTCATTACCAACCTGCTTATGGAAgagatcttcatcatcatcaccgtTCTCCATTTCTATCACGCTTTTCATGACGGTTCGCTTCGCCACTTCCTGGAAACCCAAGTTCACGTTTTGTAATTGGATTCaaagacaaagaagaaaaaagccAGAAATATGTTCTTTATACCTCTCCGCTTGAATTGACCAGTAAGGTGAGGATTTTTTCTCCGGTGCCCCAAGAGCTCTGGCTCTTCCACAGCAGATCTGAAGGAGGACTGTGGGACACACCGGCGTCAGCGGCCCACACCTTGCACAGAACCAACAGTTTAACATCTAGTCAACGTCCtgaggtaaaaaaaattaaatgaaatatggtCATATTTGCTTACATTTACTGTCTGGCCAGCCTTCAGGACAAACTTGGGACTGAATTTATAAGCGATTTCCTCTCCATCGCCAATTTGTCTCTTTAGTCGCCAGCTGCCCAGAGATTGATCCTaaatttggaataaaaaaaatatatacaaacacgATGAATTAGTTTTTTCCTTTGTTCTTTTGGAAACCAAAGcacaataaagtaaaatattagtTAAACATCACAGTACTATGGAAGTCCATTTCTGACAATgaattgaaaaaattaaataaaatgtaattgtgatttCTCACTATTTTTACAAAACAGAAACTACTTTCCAGAACAGAAGCcaggttaaatgttttttttttttttatataaatttttatagaGATCACTTTGGATTTAACTTAACAAATCAGAAAAATTGGCAGATgccagatgagaaaaaaaaaaaaagtaattttcactaagtttttagaaataaaatgttgaatgaTCAACCCTCTCAATAAACACCTTCAAAATATAGTCAGGATTAAAACTGTAAAGTTTGGTGTATGTAAGAGCtgctgaaggtggagagagaaaaaaaaacgtaaagaAATGTACTTCCTCGATGAGTGGCACGTTTGGCCAAAGGCATGTTAGAAGGTATGTTGAAAGCCTGGTTAGTATTTTTGCACACTATTTAAAAGCTAAAATGCTCAAATGCTGTCTAGGTTGACAACTCACTAGCTTGTATAAAATCAGtcgaatgatatatgaacaaacactTCTGTAAAAACTTAAAACATAGGAATAAAACTAAGTTTAAATGCTGTTGAAGTGGAGATATAAACTCGTTAAAGATATGTATTGGAACCGAAATATACAGATGCAATAAGTagaataataaaatcaaacaaatgatttgaaaaaaacctgaatctgaaaaaaaattaaacttaacaAAAAGTGGTTTCTTACcacttcattttattaaaaaaacaaaaatagccCAAAATGTCTGAAGTGTATTCACTTAATACATcaagtgaaacttgtgtattgtgatatttattgttttcTCCCCAAACTCCCCATTGACTGTACCTTGTCAGAGTTGTTCCTGAGGGTCACCGATTTCCCCTCCAAGTCGATTTCCTCGATACTGACGCTTCCTGTCGCTTCGGCCTCCTGACTGATCTGGACTTTAGGAGCAGTGGTGGACGCTTCCTCCAGCTCCACACGCTTTCTCTTGGCGCGGGAGCCACGTGAAGACGAAGAAGTGCTGCTCGCTGTGGTGCGGGTCACTGTGACCCGTGAGGACGGGCTGGGGGACAACTTCAGCCTAGAGACGGGACGCACATGCGTTTAAACAAACCGGAAATCACATATGTGATCGTAAAAAGTGAGTAGAAAAGATGAACCGCACCATAAAAACTAGGGATGCATGATTTTGGATTTTTGCTAATACCCGATATTTAACTCATTTTAGCCGATAcagatattttcttttgtttaaaaacaacaaGTCTCCTGTGCAGAAATTATGGTTAGATTTGAAtaaaaacttgtttgttagaaTTAAATGAACAATGTAGTAATTCTATGAGAACAGTACATTGAAAGCtttgaaaataattaatcaatcaattatatatcacaatttatttttcagaaagatTCAGTGAGAtccttaaaattttattttaagatttaacattTGTAAACACTGTTTACGTGATATAATCACTAGCACACTGAGTTAATCCTCTTATtggcatatttttttaatatcgggccgatgccgatatttgcaCTTTAAGCCATTATCGGCTAATACCGATATTGATCCGATAATATTGTGCATCtctaataaaacaaatgtttacacGACTTCGCTGTCATCTTTCCTTTGCATCCTATCATCTGTATCTCAACCACAGACTATCTTTAACTCGTCTCAATCTTCAAGATGGTCTAAACTGCCTGGTCTTCAAAACTTCCTGTTAAATTAACTCTCTGGCCTCCTGTTTTTCGACAGAGCCGCTTTTGGTTCTCTCGAGTACAAGTGAAACATACAATTATCATTCCAGCGTAACATTTTACAATCTACCCTACTCTTCAGAAACATCAAGTATGTCAAGTATGAAGCACAAAAATGTGAAAAGTGTTTGGCAAGCATTTCTGAACAAGTTATGGACTGCAGCTATCAATGAAAGACGATAATAATCAACAGATGCAAAACACTCAGCAACGCCTAGTTTGTGTGCATCGTTGACAAATGCTTGATTGTGTCACAAAACCAAGTGGCTTCCTACATTGATGGCATTTTTTTTCCCCGCAGACTTGTCTAAAGCACTAGAAAACCCTAGTAATCTGCCTACTACTCGTGTTCAGACATGTTTCAAAAGTTAACAAGTCACCATTTGAAGACAAGGTACAGCATTGTTAGGTCTTGAAGTCAGTTTTGAAGCATTCTGGACATCAGACACATGAGAAACTTGCTCCAATGTGTTTGATGCTTTCTCAATAGGCAGCACTTTTGGCCACAGGAAAGGTTGCGcgataatgacaaaaaaaaattctctatgTTTTCTAGAATATTTTCGATAATACGTTGAAGATATGTTGTTGAGCAGGTTACACACATTTTGTACGGTGGTTAGTTTGCAGGAGTAACAATTTTACTTTTCCAATAAGTTTGAATAGATTTTTACCTTTTGTGGGCATTTTACCTTTATAAGGCAATTTTTTTAcgtaattaaatgtatgcataatTTTTGGGGGTCAAATGCTTACATTTAATCAATCAGTTTAAACAGTAAGACACTACACAATCTACTGAAATCGGTATCAGCAAATTTTTGTGTCCGTGATACAGAGATGGCACAGAATCTGAAGTGTCATTTAGATTCATTCATGATTAGTCTGTCGCCTAATATTTTTGTCGTCAAATTGATCTCATAAGAGCCTGCAATAACACTGTTTGACCAGTGTGTGGCTGTATTCAGCTCTCACAGATGAAATTCAGGaggagactccgaacctgaagcTGCTGAAAGCAGAGTTTAAATGAATCTGTAAATATGTCCTGTGCACTTTActctaaataatgaaataaacaacaaatgaCAGTGGTGAGAAAACAGcggttaagaaagcatctgatcatagcAATGTTTTTAAGTTTGCAACAGCTCTGCAATCGGCTCTTCAGTCACATGTTTGTTGCAGCCCTTTTTGATACTATTGTCATTGACTAAAAACTAACTGGTCTGTCTAAAATGTGAGTGACTTAATATTAACCGTTTATTGGACAGTTTTGGAGAAGAAATACTGTTCTATTCATATTACCCATTTCAGAATATAtacgtataaaaaaaaaaatcatacggGGAAAATATTTGCACCATTATCTCTAATTTTGGGgggaattttaaatgtattttaacaaacttaaTCATGAAGTGAAAGCATGAACTCTCAATGTGCTCGCGCAGTAGTCTAACCTACAACTCAAATCGCATATAGTTTAGACAACAATAATGATATTATAGTAGATGATATATTGCACTCCCCAAACCTGGCCTGTCTGAATGGGTTTCAAAAGCCAAACGCCCAAAAATGCTGTTTAGGATGGCAGCTCACTTGGTCTCCATTTCTACATGAATATTACTTTGAGCATTTAAAGATGTGGGTCCTGTAGATGCTCACCTGTCCTCCTCGCCCTCCAGCAGCTTCCTGTAAGCGTTGATCTCCATGTCCAGGGCCAGTTTGACGTCCAGCAGCTCCTGGTACTCGTTGAGCTGCTGCTGCATGCACTCCCTCAGCTCGGCCATCTCACGCTCTCTGTCGTCCAGCTGTCGGCGATACTTGTCCCGGTCGCTGGATAGCATGTCCTCCAGCTCGCGGATGCGCTCCTCGGCGGCAGACGCCTGCGGTGGGGCGACAAAAGACAAGCTGTGAATAACAGGTAGCAATTCATCAGCCCATTTCTGCTGCTCAGTATTTGTGGTCCACCGATATAtagccaaggccgatatatcggccgatatttggcacatatcggtcaaccactaacTCAGTATCACAACATAGTGTGGTGTTTTCCTCTAACACTACAGGAGAACTCAGAGAACAGACGTTTAAACTCAAAAGGCTTTCAATTTGGACATTTAGACTTTAGCTTTAGGCCGTCTGTACCTGTTTCTGCAGAGCGCTCAGCTGATAGCTCAGGCCCTCGATCCTCATTTGAGCTTCCTGGAGCTCCTCGCGGGCCGTGAGCACTGCCTTATCGTTCATGTCAGACGACACCTTAGCGTTTTCCAGCTGAAGAGACAAGATTTTAGTTCACACACAAACCACGTTTCCATCAGCGAGTTTATTTGTGAAGCTAGTGTTTCTGACTTTGGCCCTGAAGGTCTGCTGGAGCTCGTCCTTGTAGATCTGCACTTGCTCCTCGTGCTGTCTGCGCAGATCCTGAAGCGCCTGCGCTAGCTTGAACTCGTAGTCCTGCTGCACGCCCGAGTCCACCTCCACCATACGCTTCTCACGATGACGACGAGTCTCACGCACCtcctgcatcacacacacacgtgttacaTCTGACCTGGGCACAGACTGACTATAAAGCAATAGTCGGCCGatatttgcatttctttttttttcaagactagACAATGCAGGTGAAATTAAGTATTAATTACTACCTtactaaatatgtttaaatatgcaaatgttcctgtggctcagtggtagagcattgtgttagcagcgcaaaaggttgtgggttcgattctcagggtagaatgtatagcctgaatgcactgtaagtcactttggataaaagcgtctgctaaatacataaatgtaaatgcaaatgggagaaaacggcctttaaaaatatttattatatttgaaatcTATTTGCACAAATTGATAAAGCGCTATAAAAGTAAAACGTAACAGTGTCtcttggatgttttctttccattagCCTGAAGAAACACTTAATCAAGTGCCAAAAAGCAAACTTTAGGCCAAAAAGCCAAAAATTGACAGGTGCATGTTTTTTTTGCCTGCAATTTCTCGCATTAACTATTTGGCCAATATTTTAtcctgacttttattttgacaccaTTAAACTGACCTCCTCAAACATGGTCTTCCTGAACTCCAGCTCTTCGGTCAGACTCTGGCAGCGGTTTTCCAGATCCACCCGTGCTAGCGTCTCCGTCTCCAGCTGTTTCTTAGCCAGGCCGTGAGCATCTTCAGCCTGAAACAGGAGACGAACGCCTCAGTTAGACCTCGTTCTGAAGCCGAAGAGGCTGAAATGTGGCTTGAGGGACTTACTTTGGCCAGCTGAGCCTTGAGGTCGGCGAGTTCGGCAGACAGGGAGTTGTTCTCGCTGAGGGCCGTGTTGAGAGCCGCCTCTTTCTTGTTGTACTGCGCTTCCAGTTCCTTGATCCGAGCCTGAGCCAGAGCCAGGtctccatccttcttcttaaAGCTGGAAAACAAATTCAAAAAGAGTCAAAACCCATCTTTAACAACGGCtgtcagtggattaatcatgtttttggaattaatttaattcatccgTTAGACGACTTGTTTTCATATCAAAAATGTGTAATAAAGATGTTTAAAGTAGAAATTTAACTGTACTATGATATTCaatataacattaacagtaaATTAGCCGATATAAATAATAAGTTATCATAACGAAATATAAACACGACAAGATATAAACGAAGCCTATCAAAAAAATAAGCAACTAATAATATATagaaattacaaaaactaaaggtttttaaaaactacaaatagAAACATCAGAAGAaccaaaaaaattatacaaataataaaaattatgaacaataAAAATACACCTTAAATATAGatgataaatgtaaaatacaaacaatacaacccacatacattttaatatagtaacAAATATTACttgaaatatactttttaaatgtaaacaataaatataaaatataaatttaatacagaccgcattattaataatatgatattatattatataaaacaatactgttggcttttattaatataaatatactttatttatcgcAAATAAGAATAATATTAATGTGGGCTGGGTTTCACACGCTTCTcagataaacaaaacatttaatcccTCTTCAAATGATTtcctatattttttttcagtagctACGACACGAGCTTCGCATACATTTCATTATAACGTAATTCAGATTCTCCCCAAATGCAGATAAAGCTGGTGAAATCTGCGTGACAAGTTACAGATgttacacacacactgctgtgagTAAACCAGTCGCCCACAATCAGGCACCTAGCAACAGCCACTTCCTGTTTATTTGTGCTCATTAGCAATGAGATCAACCGAACATGAAATCTGAAGCAAATGCATGCAAGTTCTGTTCTAGTCGCATTATACAAAGCAGCAGATGGAAGCGGATTTAAGCCAGGTTAGTTAAGCCCAACTTATGTTTAAAGACCACTTACTTAAAGCATTATGGGTAATTAAACTAAAGCAATAAGCAcagtgaagccgtggtttacagtgaatttataacataGGCATGATGCTTCacggggcttattgcttttataaaatagctagtaaggtttcacaaaataaaagtaataatgatattaataaaacagtattcttccaccaaacaatgtggCTTCTCAGAAACAGGTGTGGTTCTAagaaagtggttgccgagcaacacacaaacgtaaacaaaggtgtgtgtttggctcagccaatcagaatcaaggactggaACTCTCTGATTTATGATGGGAATGGTGTTTCGACATTACAAGTGTGTTTTTGAGTCGTACTCACTTGCGGGTGACCTCCTCGAGATCAGAGTTGGCTTTTCCCAGATCGATCTGAAGTTTGGCTCGTTCCCGCGCCGTTTGGTCAAGCACTCGCCTGGTGTCCGCAAGCTCGGCATCGTAAAGAGACTTAATCCCAGACACCTGAGCGAAAAACACACCATCAGTATCATCGTTAAATTAAAGCAGGAAAAACAAACTTTCAcactttgaattatttatttttttaaataagaaaaacgattttaaaaacgtattttatgtttattatataaacataagAAATACACTCATtttaacatgacatttttatttatgtttaattttagtagtaaaattaaacaaaataaaaaatatatattttaaacgctatactataatttttatttagtttaagttgAAATACTAAAGCTAAAATTTataaacatcaataaatacataaaaaattacaaactcACAATAACTTTAAACTATAGTTTTTTGCGCATTTCttcacattttaattacatttgtgTGTGGCTTATAATTCATGAACAACAAGATTAAacgtattttttataatatataaaatagtatagTTACTCTATGCCTTCTTTTTTTTCGCGTTGTCCATATTTTTACTTCTGTTGGTGGTTCATAATTAACACAATTTGTTCTTTACACATCAGTGCAATTTGTGACATTGGATAACAAATatgcctaataaataaatattacgcCAGTACTACAAAAACAAATCAAGGAAAATTTGAGCCACTGaacgacatttaaaaaaaactctaaataaaagcttctttaaatattatttaaaa from Carassius gibelio isolate Cgi1373 ecotype wild population from Czech Republic chromosome A22, carGib1.2-hapl.c, whole genome shotgun sequence encodes the following:
- the LOC127942692 gene encoding lamin-B2-like — protein: MATATPSRESSRATAAQTPLSPARITRLQEKEELSALNDRLAVYIDRVRSLELENDRLLVKVSEKEEVSTREVSGIKSLYDAELADTRRVLDQTARERAKLQIDLGKANSDLEEVTRNFKKKDGDLALAQARIKELEAQYNKKEAALNTALSENNSLSAELADLKAQLAKAEDAHGLAKKQLETETLARVDLENRCQSLTEELEFRKTMFEEEVRETRRHREKRMVEVDSGVQQDYEFKLAQALQDLRRQHEEQVQIYKDELQQTFRAKLENAKVSSDMNDKAVLTAREELQEAQMRIEGLSYQLSALQKQASAAEERIRELEDMLSSDRDKYRRQLDDREREMAELRECMQQQLNEYQELLDVKLALDMEINAYRKLLEGEEDRLKLSPSPSSRVTVTRTTASSTSSSSRGSRAKRKRVELEEASTTAPKVQISQEAEATGSVSIEEIDLEGKSVTLRNNSDKDQSLGSWRLKRQIGDGEEIAYKFSPKFVLKAGQTVNVWAADAGVSHSPPSDLLWKSQSSWGTGEKILTLLVNSSGEEVAKRTVMKSVIEMENGDDDEDLFHKQGDPKIRSRECAVM